One Candidatus Omnitrophota bacterium DNA window includes the following coding sequences:
- a CDS encoding glycosyltransferase family 2 protein codes for MLKFSVIISVYNEEQAAAQLYYSLKKVMDGLGQAYETIFVNDGSTDKSLDMLKSINLSPANLVIVDLDKHRGQSTALQAGFDISRGKFIITMDGDLQNDPEDIPRMLDKLQEGYDLVCGWRHNRKDPRIKVIISNLVSFFLRLMVKQNIHDFGCPMRILKKEALKDVYLSKGMHRFFTLLMFKLGYKIGEVEVNHRPRRFGKSKYNIHNRLFECLFVFLRISLYDIRNLREYHEPDYKIKGVIRK; via the coding sequence GTGCTTAAATTTTCGGTCATCATCTCGGTATACAATGAAGAACAGGCAGCCGCCCAGCTCTACTATTCTTTAAAGAAAGTTATGGATGGATTAGGGCAAGCTTATGAAACTATTTTTGTAAATGACGGTTCAACCGACAAGAGCCTGGATATGCTAAAGAGTATTAACTTAAGCCCGGCGAATTTAGTCATTGTCGACTTAGATAAACATAGAGGACAATCTACGGCTTTGCAGGCGGGGTTTGATATTTCCCGGGGAAAGTTTATCATTACCATGGATGGCGACCTGCAGAATGATCCTGAGGATATCCCCCGTATGCTGGATAAGCTGCAAGAGGGCTATGATCTTGTTTGTGGCTGGAGGCATAACCGAAAAGATCCCCGGATTAAGGTAATTATTTCTAATCTTGTTTCTTTTTTTCTTCGGCTTATGGTAAAGCAGAATATCCATGATTTTGGCTGTCCCATGAGAATCTTAAAAAAAGAAGCCTTAAAGGATGTCTATTTGTCTAAAGGAATGCATAGATTTTTTACTTTACTAATGTTTAAATTGGGATATAAGATTGGAGAAGTTGAAGTGAATCATCGTCCACGAAGATTTGGAAAGTCAAAATACAATATACACAACAGATTATTTGAGTGCCTATTTGTTTTTTTACGCATTTCATTATATGATATCCGTAACTTAAGGGAATACCATGAACCGGATTATAAGATTAAGGGGGTAATTAGAAAATGA
- a CDS encoding type II secretion system F family protein, translated as MELALIILFLFTSIGFVAYYVSNRKLVEEVHLPSEITGGPGSGLKKAFNFKNILSGPASFIERLFGKSSLSLPTSDLHKRLTSSNKIMSVSQFMVFKFLMAAAVPLAALIIAQAKPALLLLCAGIGFILPDIWLNKRIKKRRALIVKDLPLVIDLLNICVGAGLDFMVAVNRVIQEFRPCALIEEMKIMTNEIQMGISRRDALKNMSARINNPEISSFVRTLLQADRIGTPISEALKMQSEEIRLRWFQKGEEMALKAPIKLLFPLLIFILPVVLIIVAGPILIQFTKGGMMKF; from the coding sequence ATGGAACTGGCGCTGATTATTTTATTTTTGTTTACCAGTATCGGATTTGTGGCTTATTACGTTTCCAATCGAAAGCTGGTCGAAGAAGTGCATTTGCCTTCCGAGATTACCGGCGGACCGGGGTCGGGGCTTAAGAAGGCATTTAATTTTAAAAATATTTTAAGCGGGCCAGCCAGTTTTATCGAGCGTTTGTTCGGCAAATCAAGCCTTTCTTTACCTACGAGCGATTTGCATAAACGGTTAACTTCCTCAAATAAAATAATGAGCGTCAGCCAATTTATGGTATTCAAATTTTTAATGGCCGCGGCAGTGCCGTTGGCTGCCCTGATTATCGCTCAAGCAAAACCAGCGTTGCTGCTGCTTTGCGCCGGCATCGGTTTTATTTTACCGGATATCTGGCTGAATAAGCGGATCAAGAAAAGACGCGCCTTGATTGTAAAAGACCTGCCTTTGGTAATCGACCTTTTGAATATTTGCGTGGGGGCCGGTCTGGATTTTATGGTGGCGGTTAACCGGGTAATCCAGGAATTCAGGCCTTGCGCGCTTATTGAAGAAATGAAGATAATGACCAACGAAATCCAAATGGGCATTTCCCGGCGTGACGCGTTAAAGAATATGTCCGCCCGCATTAATAACCCTGAGATCAGCTCGTTTGTGAGGACTCTTCTGCAGGCAGACAGGATCGGCACGCCGATAAGCGAGGCATTGAAGATGCAGTCAGAGGAGATCCGCCTGCGCTGGTTCCAAAAAGGCGAAGAAATGGCTTTGAAAGCCCCGATTAAGCTCTTATTCCCCCTGCTAATATTTATCCTTCCGGTGGTTCTAATCATTGTGGCCGGCCCTATTTTGATCCAGTTTACCAAGGGCGGGATGATGAAGTTTTAG
- a CDS encoding ORF6N domain-containing protein yields MSAKDISAEVVATKILVVRGRKVMLDRDLAELYSVKTRDLNKAVERNRDRFPNDFMYQLTREEVTILKFQFGTSSWGGTRKPPNVFTEQGVAMLSGILHSKRAVQVNIAIMRAFVKLREVLLTHKDLAQKLEELEQKYQLHETDIQVIFEAIKKLLEPPDEPPKPRFGMN; encoded by the coding sequence ATGAGCGCAAAAGATATTTCTGCAGAAGTAGTGGCAACAAAGATTCTGGTGGTACGTGGCAGGAAAGTGATGTTGGATAGGGATTTGGCGGAGTTGTATAGCGTAAAGACGCGGGATTTGAATAAAGCAGTCGAAAGGAACAGGGATCGTTTCCCGAATGACTTTATGTACCAACTTACAAGAGAAGAAGTTACAATCTTGAAGTTCCAATTTGGAACATCAAGTTGGGGTGGAACGAGAAAACCTCCGAATGTTTTTACTGAGCAGGGCGTCGCGATGCTTTCTGGTATATTGCATTCTAAACGTGCAGTGCAGGTTAACATCGCTATTATGCGGGCATTCGTTAAGCTGCGCGAGGTGTTACTAACGCATAAGGATTTAGCCCAGAAACTTGAGGAATTGGAACAAAAATACCAATTGCATGAAACAGATATCCAGGTAATATTTGAGGCGATTAAAAAATTGCTTGAGCCACCGGATGAGCCTCCAAAGCCGCGGTTTGGGATGAATTGA
- a CDS encoding DUF192 domain-containing protein, with the protein MKIINLSKNAVLADKARMADTFWKRLVGLLNRNSLEKGEALVLKPANSIHTFFMGFPIDVLFLDKNGKVIGLFPVFRPFHITSVYFGASLAIELPADTLRLTQTKLADSIKIE; encoded by the coding sequence ATGAAGATTATTAATTTAAGCAAAAACGCGGTCTTAGCAGATAAGGCAAGGATGGCGGATACCTTCTGGAAGCGGCTGGTAGGGTTGCTTAACCGCAATTCACTGGAAAAAGGAGAAGCACTCGTTCTAAAACCGGCAAACAGTATACATACATTTTTTATGGGTTTTCCCATAGATGTCTTATTTTTAGACAAAAATGGAAAGGTTATTGGTTTGTTTCCTGTGTTTAGGCCTTTTCACATTACCTCTGTTTATTTTGGCGCTTCTCTAGCTATTGAACTGCCCGCGGATACCCTCCGGCTTACTCAAACAAAATTAGCGGATAGCATTAAAATCGAATAA
- a CDS encoding type II secretion system F family protein, protein MRLLIILLIFGSIGGLAYELIPLLLGRYSQLQSKRMEKASKELHQMFIYTEKHRLLPMFTITPLALGALGFIISHNLLGVLVGAGLGLLLPRIWIKNVGRKRQNDFARQLVDALMLLSSSLRAGMSLPQAFEVLTEEMPAPISDEFALVIKENKMGVTLEDCLAHLKQRIPLDDLELLTTAISISRETGGDLTEIFANLVQTIREKRKLDDRVKVLTVQGRLQGAIMGLLPIAFAIFIYFINPHNFDIMFSDKTGQMLLVWAVVSEVIGVILIRKLSRVEI, encoded by the coding sequence ATGAGACTACTAATTATCTTGCTTATTTTCGGATCGATCGGCGGTTTGGCCTATGAATTAATTCCCCTGCTTTTAGGCCGCTATTCTCAACTCCAGAGTAAACGCATGGAGAAAGCCTCCAAAGAGCTGCATCAGATGTTTATTTATACCGAAAAACACCGTTTACTGCCGATGTTTACGATTACGCCTCTGGCGTTGGGCGCGCTGGGATTCATTATTTCGCATAACCTGCTGGGTGTTTTGGTGGGCGCGGGACTGGGTTTGTTATTGCCCCGGATATGGATTAAAAATGTTGGGCGCAAAAGGCAGAATGATTTTGCCAGGCAGCTGGTAGATGCGCTTATGCTTCTTTCCAGTTCTCTTAGGGCAGGGATGAGTTTACCCCAGGCATTTGAAGTACTTACCGAAGAGATGCCCGCGCCAATCAGTGATGAGTTCGCCTTGGTGATCAAAGAAAATAAAATGGGCGTGACTTTAGAGGATTGTTTGGCGCATCTCAAGCAAAGGATTCCCCTGGATGATTTGGAATTATTGACTACCGCCATAAGCATTTCCCGGGAAACCGGAGGTGACTTGACTGAAATTTTCGCCAACTTAGTGCAGACCATCAGGGAAAAAAGAAAATTAGATGACCGGGTAAAAGTACTGACTGTGCAGGGCCGCCTGCAAGGGGCGATTATGGGGCTTTTGCCAATCGCGTTCGCGATTTTCATTTATTTCATTAACCCGCACAATTTTGACATAATGTTTAGTGATAAAACCGGCCAGATGCTGCTTGTTTGGGCGGTGGTTTCCGAAGTAATCGGGGTAATCCTTATCCGGAAATTAAGCCGGGTGGAGATATAA